A genomic stretch from bacterium includes:
- a CDS encoding PilN domain-containing protein: MRHNLIVRDTTRPIAIVLWALVALVSMLTVAQAMAVRNEVHTLRLIVSAAQARVTQLQARAAEADARVAPFQQASEIAAQLGMDTIEPTMLRQVEPQVPTDIWFTDVTMSRDTIGVDGRGLSLESIAKTAEVLRNTAGIASVQVTVVTKAVEGWYSFHIVAHPQSPSKGGPRP; encoded by the coding sequence ATGCGGCATAACTTGATAGTTCGTGACACGACGCGGCCCATCGCGATCGTCCTGTGGGCGCTCGTAGCGCTCGTCTCAATGCTGACGGTGGCTCAGGCGATGGCTGTTCGGAACGAGGTGCACACGTTGCGCCTCATTGTGAGCGCCGCGCAGGCTCGGGTCACGCAGTTACAGGCTCGGGCTGCAGAGGCTGACGCACGGGTGGCTCCGTTCCAACAAGCGAGTGAAATCGCCGCACAACTCGGGATGGATACCATCGAGCCTACGATGTTGCGGCAGGTCGAGCCGCAGGTCCCGACAGACATTTGGTTTACGGACGTCACGATGAGCCGCGATACGATCGGGGTCGATGGTCGCGGGCTGTCACTTGAAAGTATCGCCAAAACAGCAGAAGTGCTGCGAAATACCGCCGGGATCGCGTCGGTGCAGGTCACGGTTGTCACGAAAGCCGTGGAGGGCTGGTATAGCTTCCATATCGTTGCCCACCCGCAATCGCCATCGAAGGGAGGCCCGCGACCATGA
- a CDS encoding secretin N-terminal domain-containing protein produces MRTLLALLTVLTLGATMALAAPTPARPAATGVATLTVDLVDVPLTDALSILARTAHINLVVQGAMTGTVTLRVANQTVDQALAVLASTYRLDVSRVGPTYIVRQLAGDAIRIAPAQVGSSDVVVRTYNLRYALASEVASEIRTLLGVSPATNTQQATVIGQPPTAPQGGGSSGAGSTTGTGTTPTNGGTGAPSGGGYTAPTSAAPPASTAPSSPSQATGGQATQKGVAVASDDRTNSITVAASFDLQVQVQDAILRLDRPTGGPQIVTPHGSNAPAPQTGSSSGDPVVGARVSNGTYRYDIRYADPQSMASAVLNQVNGVTVLVDLRTNSLYVTGDSGLQRQVSAILSTLDSPSVQIMIQTEILDISKSASSNLGIQWSWQPFSLSQIATGNQLQGSGVYPIVATLNTLVTQGEGRVLANPQVSTQNGVQATINVGETLYIPVTTTTNGVSTTTLTTVNAGILLLVTPRLNGNGMVTNSLNVQANSISGYTPQGYPDITQRSVSSIITVHDGEPILIGGLISDSTTKAIQKIPVLGDLPLVGSLFKYTTTDHTYDNIVMILTPRLITPRNGAVLGSGTH; encoded by the coding sequence ATGCGGACACTTCTGGCCCTACTGACGGTTCTCACCCTGGGCGCAACGATGGCGCTGGCGGCGCCCACGCCCGCGCGCCCCGCAGCGACGGGTGTCGCGACATTGACGGTTGACCTAGTGGACGTGCCGTTGACCGACGCGCTCTCGATCCTGGCGCGGACCGCGCATATCAATCTGGTCGTTCAAGGCGCGATGACCGGGACGGTGACATTGCGCGTCGCGAACCAAACGGTTGATCAGGCGCTCGCGGTGCTCGCAAGCACCTATCGCCTTGACGTCAGCCGGGTCGGCCCGACGTACATCGTGCGCCAGTTGGCCGGTGACGCTATCCGGATCGCGCCCGCACAGGTCGGCTCATCCGATGTGGTTGTGCGTACCTACAATCTGCGGTACGCGTTGGCGAGTGAGGTCGCATCAGAGATTCGAACGCTTCTTGGCGTTTCCCCCGCTACGAATACCCAACAGGCGACCGTGATCGGGCAGCCGCCGACAGCCCCACAAGGTGGCGGGAGCTCAGGGGCAGGCTCGACGACCGGGACAGGAACGACGCCCACGAACGGCGGCACTGGGGCTCCATCGGGCGGCGGATATACAGCTCCAACCTCAGCAGCACCGCCGGCGTCGACCGCGCCGAGTAGTCCTAGCCAAGCGACAGGTGGGCAGGCTACACAGAAGGGCGTGGCCGTGGCGAGCGATGACCGGACGAACAGCATCACTGTGGCGGCCTCATTCGATCTTCAAGTCCAAGTCCAGGATGCGATCCTCCGACTCGACCGTCCAACTGGCGGGCCACAGATTGTGACCCCTCACGGGAGTAACGCGCCAGCCCCGCAAACCGGCAGCTCGAGTGGTGACCCGGTAGTGGGAGCGCGGGTCTCGAACGGGACCTACCGCTACGATATCCGCTACGCCGACCCTCAGTCGATGGCAAGCGCAGTCTTGAATCAGGTGAACGGCGTCACGGTGCTCGTGGATCTTCGGACAAACTCCCTGTACGTAACAGGCGACTCCGGACTACAGCGGCAGGTGAGCGCGATCCTGAGCACGCTCGATAGCCCAAGCGTCCAGATCATGATTCAGACGGAGATCCTGGACATCTCGAAATCGGCGTCCAGCAACCTCGGGATTCAGTGGTCGTGGCAGCCATTCTCGCTGAGTCAGATCGCGACGGGGAACCAGTTGCAGGGGTCAGGCGTGTACCCGATCGTAGCGACACTGAACACGCTCGTAACCCAAGGGGAAGGAAGAGTCCTCGCAAACCCGCAGGTGTCGACGCAAAATGGGGTCCAGGCGACGATCAACGTCGGCGAAACGCTGTACATCCCGGTGACGACCACCACGAATGGCGTATCGACGACAACGCTGACCACGGTCAACGCTGGGATTCTGTTGTTAGTGACCCCACGGCTCAACGGCAACGGGATGGTCACAAACTCGCTCAACGTGCAGGCGAATAGCATCTCGGGGTACACGCCGCAGGGGTACCCGGACATCACCCAACGCTCTGTGAGCTCGATCATCACGGTTCACGACGGGGAACCCATCCTGATCGGCGGGTTGATCTCCGATAGCACGACCAAAGCGATCCAGAAGATTCCCGTCCTGGGTGACCTCCCGTTGGTCGGATCACTGTTCAAGTACACAACAACGGACCACACATACGACAACATCGTGATGATCCTGACCCCCAGGTTGATTACGCCGCGGAACGGCGCAGTCCTGGGATCAGGAACGCATTAG
- a CDS encoding stage V sporulation protein S codes for MTLRAAAKTDPKALAGALTKSLQTADTMEIHAVGPHAVNQAMKAIAIARGYLLSSGPDVSCVPLFMRVQIDDQERTALRLIVGIRDLHV; via the coding sequence ATGACCCTCAGGGCGGCAGCGAAAACGGACCCGAAAGCGCTGGCGGGCGCACTGACGAAATCGCTGCAAACGGCAGACACGATGGAGATCCACGCCGTCGGGCCGCACGCGGTCAACCAGGCGATGAAGGCGATCGCGATTGCGCGAGGCTACCTGCTCTCATCGGGCCCGGACGTCAGTTGCGTGCCCCTCTTCATGCGCGTGCAGATCGACGACCAAGAGCGGACGGCGCTCAGGCTCATTGTGGGGATCCGTGATCTCCATGTCTGA